The following are encoded together in the Sparus aurata chromosome 1, fSpaAur1.1, whole genome shotgun sequence genome:
- the fgf8b gene encoding fibroblast growth factor 8b, with amino-acid sequence MKQYLNYYKMRLRTSRLGYLLIQFTALCFYAQNTVQSPPNFKHHVTEQSRLSDRMSRRLTRTYQLYSRTSGKHVQVLANKRVNANGDDGAVHAKLEVETDSFGSRIRIKGVKTGYYICMNKRGKLIGKRKGRGKDCIFTEIVLENNYTALQNAKYEGWYMAFTRKGRPRKASKTKQHQREAHFMKRLPRGHLLSERRPFDVLPLAVPVHPVSKRTKHSHHQRSGGR; translated from the exons ATGAAGCAATATTTGAACTATTACAAGATGAGGCTGAGAACATCGAGGTTAGGTTATCT GTTAATCCAGTTCACGGCGCTTTGCTTTTACGCACAG AACACTGTGCAGTCTCCTCCTAACTTCAAGCACCATGTCACCGAGCAGAGCCGGCTGTCGGACCGGATGAGCCGCAGGTTGACGCGAACCTACCAGCTGTACAGCAGAACCAGCGGGAAACACGTCCAGGTCCTGGCCAACAAGAGGGTCAACGCCAACGGGGACGACGGAGCGGTGCACG CTAagctggaggtggagacagacTCTTTTGGAAGTCGTATCCGTATTAAAGGGGTGAAGACAGGATACTACATATGTATGAACAAGCGGGGGAAGCTGATCGGCAAG CGGAAAGGACGAGGCAAAGACTGCATCTTCACGGAGATTGTTCTGGAAAACAACTACACTGCGCTCCAGAACGCCAAGTACGAGGGCTGGTACATGGCTTTCACACGCAAGGGGCGCCCGAGGAAGGCCTCCAAGACCAAGCAGCACCAGAGGGAGGCCCACTTCATGAAGCGCCTACCCAGGGGGCACTTGCTGAGCGAGAGGAGACCGTTTGATGTCCTTCCTCTCGCCGTCCCCGTGCACCCTGTGAGCAAGCGGACTAAACATTCCCATCACCAGCGCTCAGGGGGCCGCTGA